GCGTCGCCGATGGCTGTGCCGTCCTCGAGCTGCAGGGAGTCGAGCACCCGGTCGACGGCGCCGCGGTCGGTCGACGGCGGCATCGCGATGGCCGGGGTGCCGGCCATGGTGACGACTGCGACGTTGTAGGAGACAGGCAGGGAGTCGACGAACTCGCGGGCGGCCTGCTTGGCGGCCGACAGCCGGTTCGGGGCGACGTCCTCGGCCGCCATCGACCTGGACGTGTCGACCACCATGACGACGGTGGCGCGTTCCCGCGGCTGCTTCTCCGTCCCCAGCGGGTTCGCGTAGGCGAGGCTGAGCGCGACCAGGGAGCACAGCGACATGGCCACGAACAGGTGCCTGGTCCAGCGTCGCTGCGGCCCGACCACCCTGCCGAGCATGCCCGTGTTGGTGAAGCGGAGCGCGACCCGGCCCTTGAGCCGGAGGATGATCAGGTACGCGATGATCAGCACGGGCAGCAGGAGCAGCGTCCAGAGGCGCTCCGGGTTGCCGAAGTCGGGGATCCAGCTCATCACTTGCTCACCCCCTGCGGCGGCTGATGCAGGATGGCCGCCGTCCGGCGGTAGTTCAGCACGAAGCGGGCGATGTCGGCGACCCAGTCCCGGTCGGTCCGCAGCTGGATGTGCCCGGCCCCGGCGCGTCGCAGGGCGACCTTCACGCGTTCCCGCTGGGCGGTGGTCGCAGCGTCCATGCGTCGCTTGGCCGCGTCGTCGGAGGTGTTGACGTAGCGGGAGAAAGCCGTCTCCGGGTCGCGGATCAGCATCTCGCCGACGTCGGGGAACTCGACCTCGGCACGGTCGATGACCTCGACGCACAGCACCTGGTTGCGCACCGCGAGACGGCGCAGCGACCGTTCCCAGTCGGGCTCGACGCTCGGATCCAGTTCCGCGTCGCCCGGGGTCAGGAAGTCGGAGACGACCACCCGCATGCCGCGGCGGCGCTGCGAGCGGTTGAGCAGCTCGATGCCGTCGGCCAGTTCGAGGGTGCCGGGCGCGTGGTCGGGGACGATCGGTTCGGTCAGCAGCTTGCGCAGCAGGCCGTACAGCGCGGTGCGGCCCGACCGTGCCGGGAGGCGTTTGACCTTGTCGGGAAGCATCACCATGCCGCCGAAGCGGTCACCCATCCGCTGGCTAAGGAAGCCGATGGTGGCGATGGCGGCGATGCCCAGGTCACGTTTGGTGATGCCCTCGGTGCCCCAGTTCATCGACGGCGTGGCATCCAGCAGCGCCCACACCTCGAGCTCACGGTCGGCCATGGTGTCGCGCACGTGCGGGATGGTGGTGCGGGCGGTGACGGCCCAGTCCATCTTGCGGACGTCGTCCTGGCCGGGCTGATAGATGCGGGCGTCGTTGGTGTCGGAGCCGGGGCCCGGAAGCAGTCCCAGGTGGTCGCCGTGGAGGAAGCCCTCCAGGCGGCGGACGATCGTCAGTTCGAGCCGACGCAGCGCGGCCTCAGGGGCGAGCTTGCTGAGCGGGACCGTCGGCCCCGTCGGGGGCCGCAGGACGGACCACTCCGCGCCCGTCTTGTCGGGTGCGGGCAGGGGCGGCCCCTGTGGAGGGGGGCCGT
The DNA window shown above is from Tessaracoccus defluvii and carries:
- a CDS encoding VWA domain-containing protein, whose amino-acid sequence is MSWIPDFGNPERLWTLLLLPVLIIAYLIILRLKGRVALRFTNTGMLGRVVGPQRRWTRHLFVAMSLCSLVALSLAYANPLGTEKQPRERATVVMVVDTSRSMAAEDVAPNRLSAAKQAAREFVDSLPVSYNVAVVTMAGTPAIAMPPSTDRGAVDRVLDSLQLEDGTAIGDAITAALSAVDQAPEGDGDEAAPAMIVMLSDGTNTEGPAPAGPTTSAKQRGIPIFTIAYGTENGFVDIDGKRENVAPDKTTLQTIASTTGARAVGADDRASLEGAYKEIGSVIGYEDVSKPITATYAAVALAFAVVAALGAVFMAARWPR
- a CDS encoding DUF58 domain-containing protein; translated protein: MPAPDKTGAEWSVLRPPTGPTVPLSKLAPEAALRRLELTIVRRLEGFLHGDHLGLLPGPGSDTNDARIYQPGQDDVRKMDWAVTARTTIPHVRDTMADRELEVWALLDATPSMNWGTEGITKRDLGIAAIATIGFLSQRMGDRFGGMVMLPDKVKRLPARSGRTALYGLLRKLLTEPIVPDHAPGTLELADGIELLNRSQRRRGMRVVVSDFLTPGDAELDPSVEPDWERSLRRLAVRNQVLCVEVIDRAEVEFPDVGEMLIRDPETAFSRYVNTSDDAAKRRMDAATTAQRERVKVALRRAGAGHIQLRTDRDWVADIARFVLNYRRTAAILHQPPQGVSK